The genomic stretch TTGTAAGCCTTGGAACGCTTGATCTTCCCGCCGGCGGTCTTCTTGAAACGCTTGGCCGCTCCGCGGTGGGTCTTGAGCTTGGGCATGGTGGTCTCCGGCTCCTTACCTTACTAGACGTCGTTCGATCGCGAGGCGATCGCGGCCGCGGCCTGCTCGAGGAACGCCTCGAGCGGGGACGAGCCCTGGTCTCCCGCCGTGCGGGAGCGTACGGACACGGTGGCCTGGGCCGCCTCGCGGTCGCCCAGCACGAGCATGAACGGGATCTTGGCGATCTGCGCCTCGCGGATCTTGGCGCCGATCTTCTCGCTGCGGTCGTCCAGGCGCGCGCGTAGCCCCGCCTTCAGGCACGCGGCGCGCACCTGCGCCCCGTAGTCGTTGATGCGGTCGGTGATCGGCAGGATGCGCACCTGCTCGGGGGCGAGCCACAGGGGGAACGCCCCCGCGTAGTGCTCGATCAGGATGGCGATGAAACGCTCGAACGAGCCGTTCACCGCCCGGTGGATCACGACGGGCCGGTGCGGGGCGTTGTCCTCGCCGACGTATTCCAGGCCGAACCGCTCGCCGGCGGCGTAGTCGAGCTGGATGGTGCCCAGCTGCCACTTGCGGCCGAGGGAGTCGGCGACGTCGAAGTCGATCTTCGGCCCGTAGAAGGCGCCGTCCCCGGGCTTGAGCTCGTAGGCCAGCCCCGTCGCCTCCAGCGCGGCGCGCAGCGCCCCCTCCGCGCGGTCCCACATCGCGTCGTCGCCGATCCGCTCCGGGGGGCGTGTCGCGAACTTCAGGGTCGCCTTGAGCCCGAAGGTCGCGTAGTACCCGAGGATGAAGTCGGTCAGCCGTTTCACCTCGTCGGCGATCTGGTCGGGACGCAGGTAGATGTGGCAGTCGTCCTGCTGGAACTGCCGCACCCGGGTGAGCCCCGACAACGCCCCGGAGACCTCGTTCCGGTGCAGCACGTCGTAGGTCGTGTACCGGATCGGCAGCTCGCGATAGGAGTGGGTCTTCGACGCGTAGTAGACGTGGTGCGAGGGGCAGTTCATCGGCTTGAGCGAGAAGTCGTGCTCGCCGGACTCGTTGTCGAGGACCAGGAACATGTTCTCGCGGTACTTGCCCCAGTGACCCGAAAGCTCCCACAACTTGCGGTTGTAGAGCAGGGGAGTCTTGATCTCGCGGTACCCCTCGAGCTGCAGGTCGCGCATGAACGTGTTGAGCACGTTGTAGACGGTCGTTCCGCGCTCCGTCCAGAACGCCGCCCCCGGCGCGAACGGATGGAACATGAAGAGGTCGAGCTCCTTCCCGAGCTTACGGTGGTCGCGACGCCGCGCCTCCTCCAGCAGGTGAAGGTACGCGTCGAGCTCGGCCTGCGTGAAGAACGCGGTGCCGTAGATGCGCTGCAGCATCTTGTTCTTCTCGTCACCGAGCCAGTAGGCGCCGGCGACGGAGAGGAGCTTGAACGCGCCGAGTCGTCCGGTGGAGGGAACGTGCGGGCCGCGGCAGAAGTCGGTCCACGTGCCCTGCCGGTAGATCGAGACCGTGTCGTCCCCCTTCGTCGTGGCGAAGTAGATCTTGTAGGGCTCGCCCTCGTTCTCGAAGAACCGGATCGCCTCGTCCTTCGGGAGGTCGATGCGCTCGATCGGCAGGTCGCGGGCCACGATCTCCTTCACCCGGGCCTCGATCGTCTCGAGGTCGGCGTCGGTGAAGGGGGTGTCGCGGTCGAAGTCGTAATAGAAGCCGTTCTCGATGACGGGACCCTGGCCGATCCTGGTCCCCGGGAACAGCTCCTGGACCGCCTGGGCGGTGGCGTGGGCGGTGGAGTGCCGAAGGACGTGAAGGGCGTCGGGGTCGCCGGGGGTCACGATCGCGACGGAGGCGCCGTCGGGGAGGGGACGCCGCAGGTCGGCGAGCGCGCCGTCCACCCGGGCGACGACGGCGTCCTTGGCGAGGCGGCGACCGATCGAGGCCGCAAGGTCGGCGGCGGTCGACCCGGAGGGGAGCTCCCGCTGGCTTCCGTCGGGAAGCTTGACCCGGATCGAGGCGGCCGTTTCGGGCATCCGTCCCAAAGCCTCTGGTAGGCGCGGGCGGTTTCGAACCGCCGACCTCTACCGTGTCAAGGTAGCGCTCTACCCCTGAGCTACGCGCCTGGATAGGGGTCCCCGGACGGCTTTCGGCCGCGAGGACCGGCGGAAGGTAGCACGCGACCCAAAGGGTGTCAACGAAAGGGGTTGCACCCGCTTGAATCCGTCCGAGCGTTTCGCTACTCTCCCCCGTCCAAGCGGCGCGAGATTGGCCCTCCGGCCCCGGAGACCCCGAATCCCATGCTCATCGTGATGAAAAAGGGGAGCACGCACGCGGATCACGACCGCGTCGTCCGGGTGATCGAAGAGTTGGGATTCCGGGCGCACTCCATCCCGGGGGCCGAGCGGACCGCGATCGGGATCACGGGGAACTCCGGGCCGCTCGATCCGACGATCTTCGAGATCCTCCCCGGGGTCGCCCAGGCGGTCCCGGTGACCCGTCCGTTCAAGCTCGTCAGCAAGGAGGTCAAGCCCGACCCGACCCTCGTCCGTGTGGGGAGCCTCGAGATCGGAGGAGGCGCCTTCCAGATCGCGGCGGGCCCGTGCGCGGTCGAGCGGGAGGAGACCTACCTCGCCTGCGCCCACGTCGTGAAACAAGCCGGGGCGACGATGCTGCGCGGCGGGGCGTTCAAGCCGAGGACCAGCCCCTACTCCTTCCAGGGGCTCGGCAAGGAAGGGCTGCGGATCCTCGCCCGCGCGCGTCAGGAGACCGGCCTTCCCGTCGTCACCGAGGCGGTGGACGAGGCCTCGCTCGACCTCGTCGAGGAATACGCCGACGTCATCCAGATCGGCGCGCGGAACATGCAGAACTACTCGCTGCTCCGCCGCGCGGGGCGGGCGCGGAAGCCCGTCTTCCTCAAGCGGGGGATGTCGGCGAACCTCGAGGACTTCCTCATGTCCGCGGAGTACGTGCTCAGCGAGGGGAACTACCAGCTCATCCTCTGCGAGCGCGGCATCCGGACCTTCTCGAACCACAGCCGTTTCACCCTCGACCTCTCGGTGATCCCTTCGGTGCGCGCGCTGTCGCACCTTCCGATCTTCGTCGACCCCAGCCACGGGACGGGGATGCGCGATCGCGTGCCGTCCATGGCGCGGGCGGGGCTCGCGGCGGGAGCCGACGGGCTGATGATCGAGGTCCATCCCGAGCCGGCCCGCGCGCTCTCCGACGGGCCCCAGGCGATGCTGCCGGACGCGTTCGCGGATCTCGTCCGCGAATTGCGCCTGCTGGCGCCCCTGGTCGAGCGACGGATGGAGCCCGTCGCATGATCCGATTCTCCGCGGGCGACGTCGCCGTGACGGTGCTCGACGGGGGAGCCGTTCGGCTCGACGGCGGGGCGATGTTCGGCGTCGTCCCCAAGCCGCTCTGGGAGCGGCACCGGGCCCCGGACGATCGCAACCGGATCCGCCTCGGGATGAACGTCCTCCTCGTGGAGGACGGGCGCCGGCGCTGGCTCGTGGACACCGGCGCCGGAACCAAGGAGGACGCGAAGTTCCGCGACATCTACGGCCTCGAGCCGAAAACGGCGCAGGAGCTTCTCGCCCCCGCCGGGCTCGTCCCCGAGGACATCGACGTCGTGGTGAACTCGCATCTCCACTTCGACCACGCCGGCGGGAACACGGCGCGCGACGCGCGCGGGGACGTCGTGAGCGCCTTCCCGAACGCGCGGTTCGTCGTGCAGCGCGGCGAGCTCGAGTTCGCACGCTGGGACAACGAGCGCATCCGCGCGTCGTATCTGGCCGACAACTTCGACCCGATCGACCGCGACGGCCGCTTCGACCTCGTGGAGGGGGACGTCGCGCTCGGCCCGCACCTGAGCGTCGAGCGCGCTCCCGGCCACGTGCCGAACCTGCACGTCGTGGTGGTGGACGGGGGAGCGCGCAAGGTCTGTTTTCTCGCCGACCTCGTCCCGACCGCGACCCACGTCCCGTACCCGTGGATCATGGGGTACGACCTCGAGCCGCTCGAGACCCTCGCCTCGAAGAAGCGCCTGCTCCCCCGGGCGGTGCGTGAAGGCTGGATCCTGGTGTTCGAACACGACGCCGACCTGCCGGTTGGGGTCCTCGAGGAGAAGGGCGGGAGACTCTCCGCCCGCCCCTTCGAACCGGAGGCTTGACGTGGAAGCGATCCTCGCCCTCGAAGACGGCCGGGTGTTCCGCGGGCGCGCGTTCGGCGCGCTCGGGGAGCGCACGGGGGAGGTGGTCTTCAACACCTCGATGACCGGGTACCAGGAGATCCTCAGCGATCCGTCGTACCGCGGCCAGATCGTGACCATGACCTGCCCCGAGATCGGCAACGTCGGCACGAACGTGCTCGACGACGAATCGAACGTCCCGCAGGTCGAAGGGTTCGTCGTCCGCGAGTTGTCCGAGCAGGCCTCCAACTGGCGGGCGACGCAGTCGCTCCACGAACACCTCCGGCAGCAGAAGATCCCCGGCATCGCCGAGGTCGACACCCGGGCGATCACGCGGCACCTGCGCACGCGCGGCGCGATGCGAGGCATCGTCTCGACTTCGGAACGCGACGTGGACACGCTCGTGCG from Candidatus Polarisedimenticolaceae bacterium encodes the following:
- the thrS gene encoding threonine--tRNA ligase, which produces MPETAASIRVKLPDGSQRELPSGSTAADLAASIGRRLAKDAVVARVDGALADLRRPLPDGASVAIVTPGDPDALHVLRHSTAHATAQAVQELFPGTRIGQGPVIENGFYYDFDRDTPFTDADLETIEARVKEIVARDLPIERIDLPKDEAIRFFENEGEPYKIYFATTKGDDTVSIYRQGTWTDFCRGPHVPSTGRLGAFKLLSVAGAYWLGDEKNKMLQRIYGTAFFTQAELDAYLHLLEEARRRDHRKLGKELDLFMFHPFAPGAAFWTERGTTVYNVLNTFMRDLQLEGYREIKTPLLYNRKLWELSGHWGKYRENMFLVLDNESGEHDFSLKPMNCPSHHVYYASKTHSYRELPIRYTTYDVLHRNEVSGALSGLTRVRQFQQDDCHIYLRPDQIADEVKRLTDFILGYYATFGLKATLKFATRPPERIGDDAMWDRAEGALRAALEATGLAYELKPGDGAFYGPKIDFDVADSLGRKWQLGTIQLDYAAGERFGLEYVGEDNAPHRPVVIHRAVNGSFERFIAILIEHYAGAFPLWLAPEQVRILPITDRINDYGAQVRAACLKAGLRARLDDRSEKIGAKIREAQIAKIPFMLVLGDREAAQATVSVRSRTAGDQGSSPLEAFLEQAAAAIASRSNDV
- the aroF gene encoding 3-deoxy-7-phosphoheptulonate synthase, which codes for MLIVMKKGSTHADHDRVVRVIEELGFRAHSIPGAERTAIGITGNSGPLDPTIFEILPGVAQAVPVTRPFKLVSKEVKPDPTLVRVGSLEIGGGAFQIAAGPCAVEREETYLACAHVVKQAGATMLRGGAFKPRTSPYSFQGLGKEGLRILARARQETGLPVVTEAVDEASLDLVEEYADVIQIGARNMQNYSLLRRAGRARKPVFLKRGMSANLEDFLMSAEYVLSEGNYQLILCERGIRTFSNHSRFTLDLSVIPSVRALSHLPIFVDPSHGTGMRDRVPSMARAGLAAGADGLMIEVHPEPARALSDGPQAMLPDAFADLVRELRLLAPLVERRMEPVA
- a CDS encoding MBL fold metallo-hydrolase, producing MIRFSAGDVAVTVLDGGAVRLDGGAMFGVVPKPLWERHRAPDDRNRIRLGMNVLLVEDGRRRWLVDTGAGTKEDAKFRDIYGLEPKTAQELLAPAGLVPEDIDVVVNSHLHFDHAGGNTARDARGDVVSAFPNARFVVQRGELEFARWDNERIRASYLADNFDPIDRDGRFDLVEGDVALGPHLSVERAPGHVPNLHVVVVDGGARKVCFLADLVPTATHVPYPWIMGYDLEPLETLASKKRLLPRAVREGWILVFEHDADLPVGVLEEKGGRLSARPFEPEA